In Streptomyces sp. SN-593, a single genomic region encodes these proteins:
- a CDS encoding HAD-IIA family hydrolase yields the protein MSTRKPIESWLTDMDGVLIHEGTPIPGADAFLTGLKESGKPFLVLTNNSIYTPRDLHARLTRMGLHVPVGNIWTSALATAKFLDDQRPGGTAYVIGEAGLTTALHDVGYVLTDHDPDYVVLGETRTYSFEALTKAIRLINGGARFICTNPDQTGPSPEGVLPAAGSVAALITKATGKDPYFVGKPNPLMMRAGLNVIGAHSETSAMIGDRMDTDVLAGLESGMETFLVLTGLTTLPDIDRYPFRPSRVVDSIADLVAEI from the coding sequence GTGTCGACACGCAAGCCGATTGAGTCGTGGCTCACCGACATGGACGGGGTGCTGATCCACGAAGGCACCCCCATCCCCGGTGCGGACGCGTTCCTGACGGGCCTGAAGGAGTCGGGCAAGCCGTTCCTGGTGCTGACGAACAACTCCATCTACACCCCGCGCGACCTGCACGCCCGGCTGACCCGGATGGGCCTGCACGTCCCGGTGGGCAACATCTGGACGTCGGCGCTGGCCACCGCGAAGTTCCTGGACGACCAGCGGCCGGGCGGCACCGCCTACGTCATCGGCGAGGCGGGCCTGACCACGGCGCTGCACGACGTCGGCTACGTGCTGACCGACCACGACCCGGACTACGTGGTGCTCGGCGAGACCCGCACCTACAGCTTCGAGGCGCTGACCAAGGCGATCCGGCTGATCAACGGCGGCGCCCGCTTCATCTGCACCAACCCCGACCAGACCGGCCCCTCCCCGGAGGGCGTGCTGCCGGCCGCGGGCTCGGTGGCGGCGCTGATCACCAAGGCGACCGGCAAGGACCCCTACTTCGTGGGCAAGCCGAACCCGCTGATGATGCGGGCCGGGCTGAACGTCATCGGCGCCCACTCCGAGACCAGCGCGATGATCGGCGACCGGATGGACACCGACGTGCTGGCCGGGCTGGAGTCCGGCATGGAGACGTTCCTGGTGCTCACCGGCCTGACCACGCTGCCGGACATCGACCGTTACCCCTTCCGCCCGTCCCGGGTGGTCGACTCGATCGCGGACCTGGTCGCCGAGATCTGA
- a CDS encoding Gfo/Idh/MocA family protein gives MSTPPPLRVGLVGYGPAGAFFHAPLIAATPGLVLDTIVTADPGRRAAAGSEHPGVRFADRAADLWGRAGELDLVVLASPNRTHVPLATEALEAGLPVVVDKPLAGTAAEARALAALADARGLLLGVFQNRRWDGDFRTVRDLVERGALGEVRRFESRFERWRPRLKGGWRESGDPADIGGLLYDLGAHLVDQALTLFGPAALVHAEAAAVRPGATADDDAFIALTHASGVRSHLWMSAVTPRLGPRFRVLGSTGGYVVHGLDPQEADLRAGRRPGDGAPWGEVPPAGWGTAGTDGAEAAVPTLPGDYPAFYAAVAAALRAGTAAPVTAHEAAAALDVIEAAHRSAATGGTVRL, from the coding sequence ATGAGCACTCCCCCGCCGCTGCGCGTCGGCCTGGTCGGGTACGGCCCGGCCGGGGCGTTCTTCCACGCACCGCTGATCGCCGCGACGCCCGGCCTGGTCCTGGACACGATCGTCACCGCCGACCCGGGGCGCCGGGCCGCGGCGGGCTCCGAGCACCCGGGCGTCCGCTTCGCCGACCGCGCGGCCGACCTGTGGGGGCGGGCCGGGGAACTCGACCTGGTGGTGCTCGCCTCCCCCAACCGCACCCACGTGCCGCTGGCCACCGAGGCGCTGGAGGCCGGGCTGCCGGTGGTCGTGGACAAGCCGCTGGCCGGGACCGCCGCCGAGGCCCGTGCCCTCGCCGCGCTCGCGGACGCCCGCGGGCTGCTGCTCGGCGTCTTCCAGAACCGGCGCTGGGACGGCGACTTCCGCACCGTGCGCGACCTCGTCGAGCGGGGCGCGCTCGGCGAGGTGCGCCGCTTCGAGTCCCGCTTCGAACGGTGGCGCCCCCGGCTCAAGGGCGGCTGGCGCGAGTCGGGCGACCCGGCAGACATCGGAGGTCTGCTCTACGATCTCGGCGCCCATCTCGTCGACCAGGCGCTCACCCTGTTCGGTCCGGCCGCGCTGGTCCACGCCGAGGCCGCCGCCGTGCGCCCGGGCGCGACCGCCGACGACGACGCCTTCATCGCGCTCACCCACGCCTCCGGGGTCCGCTCCCACCTGTGGATGAGCGCCGTCACGCCCCGGCTCGGCCCGCGCTTCCGCGTGCTCGGCAGCACCGGCGGATACGTCGTGCACGGGCTGGACCCGCAGGAGGCCGACCTGCGCGCCGGGCGCCGCCCGGGCGACGGCGCGCCGTGGGGCGAGGTGCCGCCGGCCGGCTGGGGCACCGCCGGCACCGACGGCGCCGAGGCCGCGGTGCCCACGCTCCCCGGCGACTACCCCGCCTTCTACGCGGCCGTGGCGGCGGCGCTGCGCGCGGGCACCGCCGCGCCGGTCACCGCGCACGAGGCCGCCGCGGCCCTGGACGTCATCGAGGCCGCCCACCGCTCCGCGGCGACCGGCGGGACCGTACGGCTCTGA
- a CDS encoding fumarylacetoacetate hydrolase family protein — MKLLRVGPAGAERPALLDHEGVRRDLGGIVPEIDGALLADPAALARIAAAQAGGALPALDPAERVGPPLAGIGKIVCIGLNYHDHAAETGARPPAEPVVFMKAPDTVVGPDDTVLVPRGSEKTDWEVELAVVIGRELRYAASHEEAMAAVAGYTVAHDVSERAFQTERGGQWDKGKNCETFNPLGPWLVTADEVPDPQALPLRLWVNGELKQDGSTADQIFPVAEVVRYLSQFMTLYPGDVINTGTPAGVALGRPDPKPYLRPGDVVELSIDGLGRQRQEFGAA; from the coding sequence GTGAAGCTGCTGCGCGTCGGACCCGCCGGGGCGGAACGCCCGGCCCTGCTGGACCACGAGGGCGTACGGCGGGACCTCGGCGGGATCGTGCCCGAGATCGACGGGGCGCTGCTCGCCGACCCGGCCGCGCTCGCCCGGATCGCCGCGGCGCAGGCCGGGGGCGCGCTGCCCGCGCTGGATCCGGCCGAGCGGGTCGGCCCGCCGCTGGCCGGGATCGGCAAGATCGTCTGCATCGGGCTGAACTACCACGACCACGCCGCCGAGACCGGCGCCCGGCCGCCCGCCGAGCCCGTGGTGTTCATGAAGGCGCCGGACACCGTGGTCGGCCCCGACGACACGGTGCTGGTGCCGCGGGGCAGCGAGAAGACCGACTGGGAGGTCGAGTTGGCGGTCGTCATCGGGCGCGAGCTGCGGTACGCCGCCTCGCACGAGGAGGCCATGGCCGCCGTCGCGGGCTACACGGTGGCGCACGACGTGTCCGAGCGGGCCTTCCAGACCGAGCGCGGCGGCCAGTGGGACAAGGGGAAGAACTGCGAGACGTTCAACCCGCTCGGCCCGTGGCTGGTCACCGCGGACGAGGTGCCCGACCCGCAGGCGCTGCCGCTGCGGCTGTGGGTGAACGGCGAGCTGAAGCAGGACGGCTCGACCGCGGACCAGATCTTCCCGGTGGCCGAGGTGGTGCGCTACCTCAGCCAGTTCATGACGCTCTACCCGGGGGACGTGATCAACACCGGCACCCCCGCCGGGGTCGCGCTCGGCCGACCCGACCCCAAGCCGTACCTCCGGCCCGGGGACGTCGTCGAGCTGAGCATCGACGGACTCGGCCGCCAGCGCCAGGAGTTCGGCGCCGCGTAG
- a CDS encoding DUF445 domain-containing protein yields METGRVDGTGGTGDAGGVADVGDVGDVGGVRGTGRAVGAGAGAGAGAGGDGGVRAAAVARPGAGPGPGPRARVPAGGGGPGADPDEARRAGVRRMKLIATGFLLVATVVYALAKWAAAHGAGGWAGYVSAAAEAGMVGALADWFAVTALFRRPLGLPIPHTAIIPTKKDALGASLGDFVGENFLSSDVVRARLRAVGIGSRLGGWLAEPANADKVTEQASAALRGALRVLRDSDVQAVVGEAITRRAEAQEIAPGLGRLLERVVADGGHRRLVDLVCVRAHDWLVEHGDSVMVAVQGGAPGWTPRFVDRRIGERVYKELLRFVTEMRDSPGHPARGAVDRFLGDFATELQSDPDTRARVERLKKDLLARSEVQDLIASAWGAVRAMVVAAADDEHSELRRRARTSLLGLGARLAVDTRLQAKVDGWLEDAATYLVTTYRDEITSLISETVAGWDAEQTSRKIEAHVGRDLQFIRINGTVVGALAGLLIYAVSHAVGG; encoded by the coding sequence ATGGAGACGGGGCGAGTGGACGGCACGGGCGGCACAGGCGACGCGGGGGGTGTGGCTGACGTGGGTGACGTGGGTGACGTGGGCGGTGTCCGCGGTACCGGCCGCGCGGTGGGTGCGGGTGCGGGTGCGGGTGCGGGTGCGGGCGGGGACGGGGGCGTCCGGGCGGCCGCGGTGGCGCGCCCCGGCGCGGGCCCCGGCCCCGGGCCGCGGGCGCGCGTTCCGGCGGGCGGCGGCGGCCCGGGGGCGGACCCGGACGAGGCGCGGCGGGCCGGCGTCCGCCGGATGAAGCTGATCGCGACCGGCTTCCTGCTGGTCGCCACCGTGGTGTACGCCCTGGCGAAGTGGGCCGCGGCGCACGGCGCGGGCGGCTGGGCGGGATACGTGTCGGCGGCCGCGGAGGCGGGCATGGTCGGCGCCCTCGCCGACTGGTTCGCGGTCACCGCGCTCTTCCGCCGCCCGCTGGGCCTGCCCATTCCGCACACCGCGATCATCCCGACGAAGAAGGACGCCCTGGGCGCGAGCCTCGGCGACTTCGTCGGCGAGAACTTCCTGTCCTCCGACGTGGTGCGGGCCCGGCTGCGCGCGGTCGGGATCGGGTCGCGGCTGGGCGGGTGGCTGGCGGAGCCGGCCAACGCCGACAAGGTCACCGAGCAGGCGTCGGCCGCGCTGCGCGGCGCGCTGCGGGTGCTGCGCGACTCCGACGTGCAGGCGGTCGTCGGCGAGGCGATCACCCGGCGGGCCGAGGCGCAGGAGATCGCGCCGGGCCTGGGCAGGCTGCTGGAGCGGGTCGTCGCCGACGGCGGCCACCGGCGGCTGGTGGACCTGGTGTGCGTGCGCGCCCACGACTGGCTGGTGGAGCACGGCGACTCCGTCATGGTGGCCGTGCAGGGCGGGGCGCCCGGGTGGACGCCGCGGTTCGTCGACCGCCGGATCGGCGAGCGGGTCTACAAGGAGCTGCTGCGCTTCGTCACCGAGATGCGGGACTCCCCGGGGCACCCGGCGAGGGGCGCGGTGGACCGCTTCCTCGGGGACTTCGCCACCGAGCTCCAGTCCGACCCGGACACCCGGGCGCGGGTGGAGCGGCTGAAGAAGGACCTCCTGGCGCGCAGCGAGGTGCAGGACCTCATCGCCAGCGCGTGGGGCGCGGTGCGGGCGATGGTGGTGGCCGCGGCGGACGACGAGCACAGCGAGCTGCGGCGGCGGGCGCGGACGTCGCTGCTCGGGCTCGGTGCGCGGCTGGCGGTGGACACGCGGCTCCAGGCGAAGGTGGACGGGTGGCTGGAGGACGCGGCCACCTACCTCGTCACCACCTACCGGGACGAGATCACCTCGCTCATCAGCGAGACCGTCGCGGGGTGGGACGCGGAGCAGACCTCGCGCAAGATCGAGGCGCACGTGGGGCGGGACCTCCAGTTCATCCGGATCAACGGGACGGTGGTCGGCGCGCTGGCGGGCCTGCTCATCTACGCGGTCTCGCACGCGGTGGGCGGCTGA
- a CDS encoding aminotransferase class V-fold PLP-dependent enzyme encodes MTPQHDRGGLPGYAEHFEEPEGYLDFARYGPPSRPVLDAVHDALGRSARADRHTVDDLMRAERRAQEAAARLAGTDPAHTVLLPNASTGMFHAALGLPGGAVLVPAGDFPANHYPWRRSAGLGRAVPHWLTAGPDGRVTPDAVRAALTGDVVALSVSAVDFRTGHRADLAALREVIGPDRLLVVDAIQGFGVADLAWQAADVVVAGGQKWLRASWSTGFAALSDRALERLEPTLTGWTGVRDAGLFDDREHPPADGAQRWSLTNLSPVAAAGLEAALALVEAVGVPAIEAHVRTRVGELIDAVRGAGGRLLSPEAPAERAGIVSFRMPGASAAEVAAALHAHEVTPTTRPDSVRLSAHASTTAAAVDRVRAALASL; translated from the coding sequence ATGACACCGCAGCACGACCGCGGCGGCCTGCCCGGATACGCCGAGCACTTCGAGGAGCCCGAGGGCTACCTCGACTTCGCACGGTACGGCCCCCCGTCGCGTCCGGTGCTCGACGCCGTCCACGACGCGCTGGGCCGCTCCGCCCGCGCGGACCGGCACACCGTCGACGACCTGATGCGCGCCGAGCGGCGCGCCCAGGAGGCCGCGGCCCGCCTGGCCGGTACCGATCCGGCGCACACCGTCCTGCTGCCCAACGCCTCCACGGGCATGTTCCACGCCGCGCTCGGACTGCCCGGCGGGGCGGTCCTGGTGCCCGCCGGGGACTTCCCGGCGAACCACTACCCGTGGCGGCGCTCGGCCGGACTCGGCCGGGCGGTGCCGCACTGGCTGACCGCGGGTCCGGACGGCCGCGTCACCCCCGACGCGGTGCGCGCCGCCCTCACCGGCGACGTCGTCGCGCTGTCGGTCAGCGCGGTCGACTTCAGGACCGGCCACCGCGCCGACCTCGCCGCCCTGCGCGAGGTGATCGGCCCCGACCGGCTGCTGGTCGTGGACGCCATCCAGGGCTTCGGCGTGGCCGACCTGGCCTGGCAGGCGGCCGACGTGGTCGTCGCCGGCGGCCAGAAGTGGCTGCGGGCGAGCTGGTCGACGGGGTTCGCCGCGCTCTCCGACCGCGCGCTGGAACGCCTCGAACCCACCCTCACCGGGTGGACCGGCGTCCGCGACGCCGGCCTCTTCGACGACCGCGAGCACCCGCCGGCCGACGGCGCCCAGCGCTGGAGCCTCACCAACCTCAGCCCGGTCGCAGCCGCCGGGCTGGAGGCGGCGCTCGCCCTGGTGGAGGCGGTCGGAGTGCCGGCGATCGAGGCGCACGTGCGCACCCGGGTCGGCGAGCTGATCGACGCGGTACGCGGCGCGGGCGGCCGCCTGCTGTCGCCCGAGGCACCCGCCGAGCGCGCCGGGATCGTCTCCTTCCGCATGCCCGGGGCCTCCGCCGCCGAGGTCGCCGCCGCCCTGCACGCCCATGAGGTCACCCCCACCACCCGGCCCGACTCCGTCCGGCTGTCCGCCCACGCCTCCACCACCGCCGCGGCGGTCGACCGGGTCCGCGCCGCCCTCGCGTCCCTGTGA
- a CDS encoding ABC transporter permease, translating into MPRQRPGGAAPGGAGRYAPGARVGRAGEAVRAYGPIVGMWVRSTMAYRTSFVLTALGNFTATLLDFVTIVLMFGHVHRLGGFTLPEVAFLYGACSTSFGIADLVMGSMDRLGRRVRDGTLDTLLLRPVPVLAQVAADRFALRRLGRITQGALVLGWALLRVDVHWTAVNVLMVPMMLVSGGVIFSAVYVAGGAFQFWAQDASEVQNSVTYGGNTMLQYPPGIFARDLVRGVTFVVPLAFVNWLPVLHVLGEPDPLGLPGWLDFASPAVAAVCCVLAAAVWRRGLRTYRSTGS; encoded by the coding sequence CTGCCGCGGCAGCGGCCCGGCGGGGCGGCGCCGGGCGGCGCGGGGAGGTACGCGCCCGGGGCCCGGGTGGGGCGGGCCGGCGAGGCGGTGCGCGCCTACGGCCCGATCGTGGGGATGTGGGTGCGCTCCACCATGGCCTACCGCACGTCCTTCGTCCTGACCGCGCTCGGCAACTTCACCGCGACCCTGCTGGACTTCGTCACGATCGTGCTGATGTTCGGGCACGTCCACCGGCTGGGCGGCTTCACGCTGCCGGAGGTGGCGTTCCTCTACGGCGCGTGCAGCACCTCCTTCGGCATCGCCGACCTGGTGATGGGCTCCATGGACCGGCTCGGCCGCCGGGTGCGCGACGGCACCCTGGACACGCTGCTGCTGCGTCCGGTCCCGGTGCTCGCGCAGGTCGCCGCGGACCGGTTCGCGCTGCGCCGGCTGGGCCGGATCACCCAGGGCGCGCTGGTCCTCGGCTGGGCGCTGCTGCGGGTGGACGTGCACTGGACGGCTGTGAACGTGCTGATGGTGCCGATGATGCTGGTGTCGGGCGGGGTGATCTTCAGTGCGGTGTACGTGGCCGGCGGCGCCTTCCAGTTCTGGGCGCAGGACGCCTCGGAGGTGCAGAACTCGGTCACCTACGGCGGCAACACGATGCTCCAGTACCCGCCGGGGATCTTCGCGCGGGACCTGGTGCGGGGGGTCACCTTCGTGGTGCCGCTCGCCTTCGTCAACTGGCTGCCCGTGCTGCACGTGCTGGGCGAGCCCGATCCGCTCGGCCTGCCCGGCTGGCTGGACTTCGCCTCCCCGGCCGTCGCCGCGGTCTGCTGCGTGCTCGCGGCCGCGGTCTGGCGGCGGGGTCTTCGTACCTACCGCAGCACAGGGAGTTGA
- a CDS encoding ABC transporter permease — MGGFYGAVVTRVFRRYATYRVATAAGVFTNCVFGLIISYSYLALWDQRPHLGGYDQAQALTYVWLGQALLTPMALMGGGCEDELMERIRSGDIAVDLYRPADLQGWWLATDLGRMGFQLLGRGVVPVLCGALVFDLALPSAPGTWVLFAVSVMLAGLVSFALRFLVGLSAFWLLDGAGVSQAMLLTGLFFSGLLLPLTVFPGALGELARALPWASMLQVPADVLLGRHRGAGAVPALCGQAGWAAALLGAGRLLQSAATRRVVVQGG, encoded by the coding sequence ATGGGCGGTTTCTACGGGGCGGTGGTCACGCGGGTCTTCCGCCGCTACGCGACGTACCGCGTCGCCACCGCCGCGGGGGTCTTCACCAACTGCGTCTTCGGTCTGATCATCAGCTACAGCTATCTCGCGCTGTGGGACCAGCGCCCGCACCTGGGCGGCTACGACCAGGCGCAGGCGCTGACCTACGTGTGGCTGGGGCAGGCGCTGCTGACGCCGATGGCGCTGATGGGCGGCGGGTGCGAGGACGAGCTGATGGAGCGGATCAGGTCCGGGGACATCGCGGTGGACCTGTACCGGCCGGCCGACCTCCAGGGCTGGTGGCTGGCGACGGACCTGGGGCGGATGGGATTCCAGCTACTGGGGCGCGGGGTCGTGCCGGTGCTGTGCGGGGCGCTGGTCTTCGACCTGGCGCTGCCGTCGGCGCCCGGGACCTGGGTGCTGTTCGCGGTGTCGGTGATGCTGGCCGGACTGGTCAGCTTCGCGCTGCGCTTCCTGGTCGGGCTCAGCGCCTTCTGGCTGCTGGACGGCGCCGGGGTGAGCCAGGCGATGCTGCTGACCGGGCTGTTCTTCTCGGGGCTGCTGCTGCCGTTGACGGTCTTCCCGGGCGCGCTGGGCGAGCTGGCGCGGGCGCTGCCGTGGGCGTCGATGCTCCAGGTGCCCGCGGACGTGCTGCTGGGCCGGCACCGCGGCGCCGGGGCGGTGCCGGCGCTGTGCGGCCAGGCCGGCTGGGCGGCGGCGCTGCTCGGCGCCGGGCGGCTGTTGCAGTCGGCCGCGACGCGCCGGGTGGTGGTCCAGGGTGGCTGA